One Sulfolobus sp. S-194 DNA segment encodes these proteins:
- a CDS encoding P-loop NTPase has product MEPLRELAKEKLKDKKVIAIMSAKGGVGKSVISALVSLSLPSDVTLIDLDIHTMAIAKLFGVENFPLQVSKEGIEPVKIRNVNLISLAGIVRDRYIILPGRNQSNVMRELIAYSSIKGDYVIFDLPPGLGDEILVLEELSDFKPIVVTTPSKVSLKVVKYLLDYLNERKKKALVVVNMSYFTCNEQKVTPFGNYEGDVNLPIDPKLEDYIGKIQEYDGEVKKVIEKELIPQFT; this is encoded by the coding sequence ATGGAGCCGTTGAGAGAGTTAGCTAAAGAGAAACTAAAAGACAAAAAAGTAATTGCTATTATGAGTGCTAAAGGTGGCGTTGGGAAGAGTGTAATATCAGCACTAGTATCCCTCTCGTTACCTTCAGATGTAACATTAATTGATCTTGATATCCATACAATGGCAATAGCAAAATTATTTGGAGTAGAAAATTTTCCTTTACAAGTCAGCAAAGAAGGAATAGAACCTGTAAAAATAAGAAATGTTAATTTAATTTCTCTTGCTGGAATAGTAAGAGATAGATACATTATTCTCCCTGGAAGAAATCAGAGTAATGTTATGAGGGAGTTGATAGCTTATTCTAGCATAAAAGGAGACTACGTTATTTTTGACCTACCTCCAGGTCTTGGCGATGAAATATTAGTACTTGAAGAGTTGAGTGATTTTAAACCAATAGTGGTTACTACACCTTCAAAAGTATCATTAAAAGTTGTAAAATACTTGTTAGATTATTTAAACGAGAGGAAAAAGAAAGCGCTAGTAGTAGTTAACATGTCATACTTTACTTGTAATGAGCAGAAAGTTACTCCATTTGGAAATTATGAGGGAGACGTAAATTTACCGATAGATCCCAAGCTAGAGGACTACATAGGAAAAATTCAGGAATATGATGGAGAAGTAAAGAAGGTTATTGAGAAAGAACTAATACCTCAATTTACTTAG
- a CDS encoding RNase L inhibitor: protein MSDFLFRFLGVDKIVKNIEEETRKIIYPIKISRDDSLSILKEILKEYNINIELKESGSLIDERRRLTSIASNMTPLNVENPEDILWQIAQAIKPKGLRKCQKSDQ from the coding sequence ATGAGTGATTTTTTATTCCGTTTTTTAGGTGTCGATAAAATAGTGAAAAACATAGAAGAGGAAACAAGAAAGATAATATATCCTATAAAAATTTCAAGAGATGATTCTCTCTCAATTTTAAAAGAAATATTGAAGGAGTATAATATAAATATCGAATTAAAGGAGAGTGGTAGTTTAATTGATGAAAGAAGGAGGCTAACCTCAATAGCTTCTAATATGACTCCATTAAATGTCGAAAACCCAGAAGATATATTATGGCAGATTGCTCAAGCTATAAAGCCTAAAGGGTTGAGGAAATGCCAAAAATCGGATCAATAG
- a CDS encoding (Fe-S)-binding protein, which yields MVREEFKCGGFRVSKGRIEINRKLASRTLDELSPADVMGIENCMRCGICSYSCPFWLETKKFYDVPAWRTYEINKLYSMFYTAYGIVARYLRLRKISGKEFTHWTESAYDCTACGACTFTSPMEVPNWYTALLMRRILHYSGFNYESAEKLSKNSKDMKNALGIDLGKWSEIANKIGFNVDKKDSEVLYVPSPLEVQNTNILSSVLNIFNKLKISVTVSYKVSDPGYYAYFVGDFETGRELLENAYSVAKELNVKKIITTDGSAYFWLRWQGPKSIKENPPLPVEHLTKTVYDMYKQGKVKLEKADITSPTTVHYSEFLSRLGGVEEPPREILRLTAPQFIEPKESPSSDKLYTCPHHLELIEEKKDIVRKVRNYVITQLKKWGGKSVIVFDPNCMLSLENAVKEKQADFKVVYFTELMDRGIKV from the coding sequence ATGGTAAGAGAAGAGTTTAAATGTGGGGGATTTAGAGTGAGTAAAGGTAGGATTGAAATAAATAGAAAATTAGCCTCAAGAACACTAGATGAACTTTCGCCCGCTGATGTAATGGGTATTGAGAATTGCATGAGATGTGGAATATGTAGCTATAGTTGTCCATTCTGGTTAGAAACAAAGAAATTTTATGACGTTCCAGCGTGGAGGACTTATGAGATTAATAAATTATATTCAATGTTCTACACTGCTTATGGTATAGTAGCAAGGTATCTAAGGCTAAGAAAAATAAGTGGCAAAGAGTTTACTCATTGGACAGAATCTGCATATGATTGTACTGCATGTGGTGCATGTACTTTCACATCTCCAATGGAAGTACCCAATTGGTATACGGCACTTTTAATGAGAAGAATACTTCATTACTCTGGGTTTAATTATGAAAGTGCTGAAAAATTATCTAAGAATTCTAAAGATATGAAGAACGCCTTAGGTATAGATTTAGGTAAGTGGAGTGAAATTGCTAACAAAATAGGTTTTAATGTTGATAAGAAAGATAGTGAGGTGCTTTATGTTCCATCACCATTAGAAGTGCAGAATACCAATATATTAAGTTCAGTATTAAATATATTTAATAAATTAAAAATAAGTGTAACAGTTAGTTATAAAGTCAGTGATCCAGGATACTATGCTTATTTTGTAGGAGATTTTGAGACAGGTAGAGAGCTATTAGAAAATGCATATAGTGTTGCTAAGGAATTGAACGTAAAGAAAATAATAACTACTGATGGTTCTGCCTATTTCTGGTTAAGATGGCAAGGACCTAAAAGCATAAAAGAGAATCCACCATTACCAGTCGAACATTTGACTAAGACTGTATATGATATGTATAAGCAGGGAAAAGTAAAGTTAGAAAAGGCTGACATAACTTCGCCTACTACAGTTCATTATTCAGAGTTCCTTAGTAGATTAGGAGGGGTAGAAGAACCACCGAGAGAAATATTAAGATTAACTGCACCACAATTTATAGAACCTAAGGAGAGTCCTTCATCAGACAAACTATATACTTGTCCTCATCATTTAGAATTGATCGAGGAGAAGAAAGACATAGTTAGAAAAGTAAGGAATTACGTAATTACGCAATTGAAGAAATGGGGAGGTAAAAGCGTTATAGTGTTTGATCCAAATTGTATGCTATCTTTAGAAAACGCTGTTAAAGAGAAGCAAGCTGATTTTAAAGTAGTGTATTTCACTGAACTTATGGATAGGGGTATAAAGGTATGA
- a CDS encoding nucleotidyltransferase family protein translates to MSGITPFDIQTRKVDVNKMFEDYLTEARRIDDACKKENVRVLLYGSIGVYHKVKDNSLASQIIQLYRRSGPQDINFLVRSEDRDKFKQIMYSLEYTPYFHLERTMGDVAGMFFKEEKVVKVYYFNEMRFSHIVPVDWNSEFTFTEEDLLLSKLQIHFTLDKHLSDVIALLLKSNVEGNKIVELTSSDWGLWKDVTDNLLKARDLIGRLIADEVKEREELAPVISRIIKLHGRIMNYPKKPSWKPISEGEKYWRDF, encoded by the coding sequence ATGTCTGGTATAACTCCCTTTGACATCCAAACAAGAAAAGTTGATGTAAATAAAATGTTTGAAGACTATCTAACTGAAGCAAGAAGAATAGATGACGCATGTAAAAAAGAAAATGTGAGAGTACTCCTTTATGGTTCTATAGGAGTTTATCATAAAGTAAAAGATAATTCTTTAGCATCTCAAATTATTCAGTTATATAGAAGAAGCGGTCCTCAAGATATTAATTTTTTAGTTAGAAGTGAAGATAGAGATAAGTTTAAGCAAATAATGTATAGCCTAGAATATACGCCATACTTCCACTTGGAAAGAACTATGGGCGATGTTGCTGGAATGTTCTTTAAAGAAGAGAAAGTTGTTAAAGTTTATTACTTCAATGAAATGAGATTTAGTCATATAGTTCCTGTTGATTGGAATTCAGAATTTACATTCACCGAAGAAGATTTACTTTTATCAAAGTTACAAATTCACTTCACTTTAGACAAACATTTGTCAGATGTTATAGCTTTACTCTTGAAATCTAATGTTGAAGGCAATAAGATAGTTGAACTAACGTCATCTGATTGGGGATTATGGAAAGATGTTACAGATAATCTACTAAAAGCAAGAGACTTAATAGGAAGGTTAATTGCAGATGAGGTCAAAGAAAGAGAAGAATTAGCACCAGTTATTTCAAGAATTATTAAACTTCACGGAAGAATTATGAATTATCCTAAAAAACCAAGTTGGAAACCCATATCAGAAGGCGAGAAGTACTGGCGTGATTTCTAA
- a CDS encoding MFS transporter, whose amino-acid sequence MIRNILLGWFGTFLQLFLRLSWGVISIPIAVLLHLNTVEIGLVATSFYIGYVISSIPWGLVIDKIGPNKAITISALILVPFNLLLFFSLNSYVLLVVVYLIDGLVAAAIFPSAMKIVAISHSDGSKFTFYIALVESAAPITTLLLSLIATILLHLWKFVYLLMAIGFLLLGILSAKINPNVTSTEIRKSLKIIFDKRIALSTLIRLGELWATWGTTTWIFPMLILYKDISPSLSALFLLLFGIGQLVGIISVDRLVQLVGTIKVILLNLIGFIIISLLLTISNDNLILSEAFLLGIFSFSYRPPTDSLIMKISGGGSAGTSIGYANAISQIGTMIAPTVVGLVLYLTKSFTFSMIALDIGCIISVISLIILETWL is encoded by the coding sequence ATGATTAGAAACATACTACTAGGCTGGTTCGGTACGTTCTTGCAATTGTTCCTAAGGCTAAGTTGGGGAGTTATATCCATTCCCATAGCAGTTCTTCTTCATTTAAATACGGTAGAAATAGGTTTAGTAGCAACATCGTTCTATATAGGATATGTGATATCATCAATACCGTGGGGGTTAGTAATAGATAAAATAGGGCCCAACAAAGCAATAACGATTTCAGCTCTAATTTTGGTACCTTTTAATTTATTATTATTCTTTTCTCTTAATTCTTACGTTCTTCTTGTTGTAGTATATTTAATTGATGGATTAGTTGCTGCAGCTATATTTCCATCTGCAATGAAGATAGTTGCAATCTCTCACTCTGATGGGTCCAAATTTACCTTTTACATAGCATTAGTTGAAAGTGCGGCCCCTATAACAACTTTACTATTAAGTCTAATTGCAACAATATTACTACACTTATGGAAGTTTGTCTACCTTCTAATGGCAATAGGATTCCTATTACTTGGAATACTCAGTGCTAAGATTAATCCAAATGTTACATCTACTGAAATAAGGAAATCACTCAAAATTATATTTGATAAAAGAATAGCTTTATCAACACTCATTAGGCTAGGAGAGTTATGGGCTACATGGGGAACTACTACATGGATATTTCCTATGCTGATACTCTATAAGGATATTTCACCATCGTTATCCGCATTATTCCTTTTACTATTTGGTATAGGTCAATTGGTAGGGATAATAAGCGTGGATAGGTTGGTTCAATTAGTAGGAACTATAAAGGTTATATTGCTTAATCTAATCGGTTTTATTATAATATCGTTATTGCTTACAATATCGAATGACAATCTAATACTGTCAGAAGCGTTTTTGTTAGGCATATTTTCTTTTTCGTACAGGCCACCAACGGATTCACTTATTATGAAAATTTCAGGAGGTGGTAGTGCGGGAACTTCCATAGGCTACGCTAATGCAATATCTCAAATAGGTACAATGATTGCTCCTACTGTAGTAGGTTTGGTATTATACTTAACGAAGAGCTTTACTTTTTCAATGATAGCCCTAGATATTGGATGTATAATATCAGTAATTTCCCTTATAATTCTCGAAACTTGGTTATAA
- a CDS encoding hydrogenase maturation nickel metallochaperone HypA: MHEWSIAYSVVKTLTENFNKRISKVTLVIPLFSFLDVGILKEAFNELKKENPIVENAELEVKIQEPSFRCRNCNREFKFSDIQQQVGEVKNSYGEEYPLHLMPELFPAFIKCPYCGSHDIEAIGQEIYIEKVEEYGAVERVS, translated from the coding sequence ATGCATGAGTGGTCAATAGCTTATTCGGTAGTTAAGACTTTGACGGAAAATTTCAATAAAAGGATTTCTAAGGTAACATTAGTAATTCCATTGTTTTCGTTTCTTGATGTAGGAATTTTAAAGGAAGCTTTTAATGAATTAAAAAAAGAGAACCCAATAGTTGAGAATGCTGAATTAGAGGTTAAAATCCAAGAACCTAGTTTCAGATGTAGAAATTGTAATAGAGAATTTAAATTTTCGGATATTCAACAACAAGTTGGGGAGGTTAAAAATTCGTATGGTGAAGAATATCCTTTACATTTAATGCCAGAATTATTCCCTGCATTTATTAAATGTCCTTATTGTGGATCTCATGATATTGAAGCAATAGGACAAGAAATTTATATAGAAAAGGTTGAAGAATATGGAGCCGTTGAGAGAGTTAGCTAA
- a CDS encoding STK_08120 family protein, whose translation MLEVKKEIMISKSLDLLLSYFMNPRNIMKYIPYFKEIHQINENTFKVTLKWLFSIDFEVIRIFQKSTNEITYLVNRDGIPKIHAQLTHFLASIKQSTKVIIIFKYQGPFEFYVRREAHKFLENLNDKIFEELSELNMVVIKEGVIKDDKFKDVIDLASIESVNSETELVLSDGDTIVRISFNNGKVIRTLGDINLLRKGEIKYLIKKKM comes from the coding sequence ATGCTTGAAGTTAAAAAAGAAATTATGATTAGTAAATCCTTAGATTTACTATTATCATATTTTATGAATCCTCGCAATATCATGAAATATATACCATATTTTAAAGAGATTCATCAAATTAATGAAAATACGTTTAAAGTAACATTAAAATGGTTATTCTCTATAGACTTTGAAGTTATACGAATCTTTCAGAAATCTACTAATGAGATAACATATTTAGTAAACAGAGATGGTATACCTAAAATACATGCGCAACTTACACACTTTTTAGCAAGTATAAAACAGAGTACAAAAGTAATAATCATTTTCAAATATCAAGGACCATTTGAGTTCTATGTAAGGAGAGAAGCGCACAAATTCCTTGAAAACTTAAATGACAAGATCTTTGAAGAATTAAGCGAATTAAACATGGTAGTAATAAAAGAGGGTGTAATTAAGGATGATAAATTTAAAGATGTAATAGATTTAGCGTCAATTGAGAGTGTTAATTCAGAAACAGAGTTAGTTTTATCTGACGGTGATACAATAGTAAGAATATCTTTTAACAATGGCAAAGTTATAAGAACTTTAGGAGACATTAATTTGTTGAGAAAAGGAGAAATAAAATATTTAATAAAGAAGAAAATGTAG
- a CDS encoding phosphoenolpyruvate carboxykinase (GTP), whose amino-acid sequence MKSSFNFLNLLVSDKMIKKIEMLNNPNVEGFIEKIVELCNPYSIYLVTEEEDKDYIRRKAIETKEEIPLKTLGHTIHFDHPLDQARAREDTFILADEKIPFVNTKKREEGLREIFSLLKDSMKGKEMYVGFYSLGPKNSIFQHLAIQISDSPYVIHSENILYRLDFDDFKGNKQFLKFVHSKGELDIRKRRIMIDLKEDTVYSVNTTYAGNSVGLKKLALRLTINKAVKEGWLSEHMAIIGFEGDKGTHYFTASFPSGSGKTSTSMIGNLISDDLAFIREINGVARAVNPEVGVFGIIQGINSKDDPIIWEVLHKPNEVIFSNVLMTEDGSVYWEGSDEKRPEKGINYEGPWSSDMGKPASHPNARFTVPLTAFRNLDENYDNPDGVEIEGIIFGVRDYEILIPVVEAFSCSHGVVTIGASMESVRTSAVIGKGDEYEFNPMAILDFMPIRLGEYLRNYLGFCKKLKKVPKIFGFNYFLKEGNRFLNSKEDKKVWIKWAVKRVEGRVDAIYTPIGLVPSYEDLKLLFIEVLNKEYKMEDYEKQFTLKLDKYLEKTERILKIYKEIQAPNEVITELEEQKERIISYISKFGRKLSPLTFD is encoded by the coding sequence ATGAAATCAAGTTTTAATTTTTTAAACTTGTTAGTTTCAGATAAAATGATTAAAAAAATAGAAATGCTAAATAATCCTAATGTGGAGGGATTTATTGAAAAAATTGTTGAATTATGCAATCCTTACTCAATATATCTGGTTACCGAAGAAGAAGATAAAGATTATATACGAAGAAAAGCGATAGAAACAAAAGAAGAAATACCGTTAAAAACTTTAGGGCATACAATACATTTTGATCATCCTTTAGATCAGGCTAGGGCTAGAGAGGATACGTTTATACTAGCTGACGAGAAAATTCCGTTTGTAAATACTAAAAAGAGAGAAGAAGGATTAAGAGAGATATTTTCCCTATTAAAAGATTCAATGAAAGGAAAGGAGATGTATGTAGGATTTTATTCATTAGGTCCCAAGAATTCAATTTTTCAGCATTTAGCTATTCAAATATCAGATTCTCCCTATGTTATTCATAGCGAGAATATCCTTTATAGACTTGATTTTGATGATTTTAAAGGAAATAAACAATTTTTGAAATTTGTTCATTCTAAAGGAGAATTGGATATAAGAAAAAGGAGGATTATGATAGACCTTAAGGAAGACACTGTTTATAGCGTTAACACAACTTACGCTGGTAACAGTGTTGGTTTGAAGAAGTTAGCTTTAAGGTTAACCATTAATAAGGCTGTAAAGGAAGGTTGGTTATCGGAGCATATGGCGATTATAGGCTTTGAAGGTGATAAAGGAACTCATTATTTTACGGCCTCTTTTCCATCCGGCAGTGGAAAGACATCAACGTCAATGATCGGGAATCTAATAAGCGATGATTTAGCATTTATAAGGGAGATTAATGGAGTAGCTAGAGCTGTTAATCCAGAGGTTGGTGTATTTGGGATAATTCAAGGGATTAACTCTAAGGACGATCCTATAATATGGGAGGTTTTGCATAAGCCTAATGAAGTGATATTCTCTAATGTATTAATGACTGAGGACGGTTCTGTATATTGGGAAGGTAGTGATGAGAAGAGGCCAGAAAAAGGGATAAACTATGAAGGTCCTTGGAGTAGTGACATGGGTAAACCAGCTTCTCATCCGAATGCTAGGTTTACAGTACCTTTAACAGCTTTTAGAAATCTTGATGAAAATTATGATAATCCAGACGGGGTTGAAATCGAGGGAATAATATTTGGTGTAAGGGACTATGAGATTCTAATTCCGGTTGTTGAAGCTTTTTCTTGTTCTCACGGTGTTGTAACTATTGGAGCGTCAATGGAATCTGTAAGGACTAGTGCTGTAATAGGAAAGGGGGATGAATATGAGTTTAATCCAATGGCCATACTAGATTTTATGCCAATTCGTTTAGGAGAATATTTGAGAAATTATCTAGGTTTTTGCAAAAAACTTAAAAAAGTTCCTAAAATTTTCGGGTTTAATTACTTTCTTAAAGAGGGGAATAGGTTTCTTAATTCAAAAGAGGATAAAAAGGTTTGGATAAAATGGGCTGTAAAGAGAGTTGAGGGAAGAGTGGACGCAATTTATACACCTATCGGACTCGTTCCTTCTTATGAAGATTTAAAATTACTCTTTATTGAAGTGTTAAACAAGGAGTATAAGATGGAGGATTACGAGAAGCAGTTCACACTCAAACTAGATAAATACTTAGAAAAGACTGAGAGAATTCTCAAAATATATAAAGAAATTCAGGCACCTAATGAAGTTATTACAGAATTGGAAGAACAAAAGGAAAGGATTATCAGTTACATAAGTAAGTTCGGAAGAAAACTATCACCACTGACTTTTGATTAA
- a CDS encoding MFS transporter, which yields MSKFLSSISVLIPFLLSAYVMYTISFVIVPLAHYLSTSVPNVVFAITLSWIGGGIGGFVFGRLSDLIGRKKALIISFFLFSIPAILLYFANNLLELYILWFIIGFGVNGENGISYVIVAELRLTNLRGFLGGIMQGFYALGALLGAITATFMGNRFLLIFLIAGIVSLLSFIFYPYIPEEKVKYENRSKLTDIFSQKMIGLTVISSIASLASFLYIISAFELLPTILQNNELVAIGDIIAVLSFALSGYISDIKGRKFSAVIFGILAVISSALFLVSNILALTIYFSSAFFAFFGVWLSELYPPQVRGTGSNFALLIGRIIGGGFGTFIVTLLPFPLKISLGIVLIIASIISVINMDLLRPITN from the coding sequence ATGTCAAAGTTTCTTTCGTCTATTTCAGTCCTAATCCCATTTCTACTATCTGCTTACGTGATGTATACAATTTCTTTCGTAATAGTACCATTAGCTCATTATCTCTCTACGAGTGTTCCTAATGTAGTCTTCGCAATAACCTTATCATGGATTGGCGGTGGAATTGGTGGATTTGTTTTTGGAAGACTTTCAGATCTAATAGGAAGAAAAAAGGCTTTAATAATTTCCTTCTTTCTTTTCTCAATTCCCGCTATATTATTGTATTTTGCTAATAATTTATTAGAACTTTACATATTATGGTTCATAATAGGTTTTGGTGTAAATGGCGAAAACGGTATTAGTTATGTTATAGTAGCTGAGCTAAGGTTAACGAACTTGAGGGGCTTTCTAGGTGGAATAATGCAAGGCTTTTATGCTTTAGGGGCTTTATTAGGGGCTATAACTGCCACTTTTATGGGTAATAGATTTTTATTAATATTTTTAATAGCAGGAATTGTTTCTCTTTTATCATTTATATTCTATCCTTATATTCCAGAAGAAAAAGTAAAGTACGAGAATAGGAGTAAATTAACAGATATATTCTCACAAAAAATGATAGGGTTGACAGTAATAAGTTCAATAGCTTCATTAGCATCATTTCTATATATTATCTCAGCTTTTGAACTGCTTCCTACGATACTTCAGAATAATGAATTAGTAGCTATTGGCGATATAATTGCTGTCTTATCTTTCGCTCTTTCTGGTTACATTTCAGATATAAAAGGAAGAAAATTCTCAGCAGTAATTTTTGGTATTTTAGCTGTTATTTCTTCAGCTCTTTTCTTAGTTTCTAACATTTTAGCATTAACTATATATTTCTCTTCAGCGTTTTTTGCGTTCTTTGGAGTTTGGTTAAGTGAGCTATATCCACCACAAGTTAGAGGTACTGGGAGCAATTTTGCTTTACTGATAGGTAGAATAATAGGTGGAGGATTCGGCACTTTCATCGTGACATTATTACCATTCCCGTTAAAGATCTCTTTGGGGATTGTGTTAATTATTGCATCAATAATTAGTGTAATTAACATGGATTTGCTTAGACCTATAACCAACTAA
- a CDS encoding hydrogenase maturation protease produces the protein MKRIAIVGIGNRLMGDDGFGSYLAEALEGNVRGCDVIDLGASGISSLEILKDYDVIILIDAIMLEDDKDIFITKIDQEIDSEEITSTVVDFQYSGSHGLGIQSVITTLRILGYTPEVYIFGCRPCVLDAKMGISDELMSKIDQIIASLYNFLKKYGIEIDTQKTVEKLKLVIKDSGSNK, from the coding sequence ATGAAGAGAATTGCAATTGTAGGAATAGGAAATAGGTTAATGGGTGATGACGGTTTCGGTTCCTATTTAGCAGAGGCATTAGAAGGAAATGTTAGAGGTTGTGATGTTATTGATTTAGGCGCTTCTGGGATATCATCGTTAGAGATACTAAAAGACTATGATGTTATTATATTAATTGATGCAATAATGTTGGAAGATGATAAAGATATTTTTATAACTAAAATAGATCAAGAAATAGATAGTGAAGAAATAACTTCTACTGTTGTTGACTTTCAATATTCTGGTTCTCATGGTTTAGGAATACAAAGTGTAATTACTACCTTAAGGATTTTAGGTTATACACCTGAAGTCTATATTTTTGGATGTAGGCCTTGCGTTTTAGATGCAAAAATGGGTATATCTGATGAGTTAATGAGCAAAATAGATCAAATTATTGCCTCTTTATATAATTTTTTAAAGAAATACGGGATTGAAATTGATACACAAAAAACAGTAGAAAAACTTAAGCTGGTGATAAAGGATTCTGGATCTAACAAATGA
- a CDS encoding amidohydrolase family protein produces the protein MIKVIDVHVHYHVFAGKIPDHCKEFLEYVEGAKYTLKNEYVELEKIIMVPSHPCHSDECSDGFYIDYEERRKNPDLYLQWGEVNPTKCNVKEELEKQYSLGIIGIKLHPVHKGFKPNAYREEEGGLKQLLYIYEFAEDHGLPIMFHTGTSIGVGSRNKYADPIYIDDVAKDFPRLKIILAHAGRPLWYEIAFYLAKSLNNVYLEISSIPPKNILKVLPRIGEISEKIIYGSDFPAFKGQDLADYAFQVYSILKDEKIMRDNAKRILKI, from the coding sequence ATGATTAAAGTAATTGATGTTCACGTTCATTATCACGTTTTTGCTGGAAAAATACCGGATCATTGTAAGGAGTTTTTAGAATATGTTGAAGGAGCAAAGTATACGTTAAAGAATGAATATGTTGAGCTTGAAAAAATTATTATGGTTCCTTCCCATCCTTGTCATAGTGATGAATGCTCAGACGGTTTTTATATCGATTATGAAGAAAGGAGAAAAAATCCCGATCTCTATTTGCAGTGGGGCGAAGTAAATCCGACAAAATGTAACGTCAAGGAAGAACTTGAAAAACAATACTCTTTGGGTATAATAGGTATAAAACTTCATCCAGTACATAAGGGATTTAAACCTAATGCCTATAGGGAAGAGGAAGGAGGATTAAAGCAACTGCTTTACATTTATGAATTTGCTGAAGATCACGGTTTACCAATTATGTTCCATACGGGAACTAGTATAGGTGTTGGAAGTAGGAATAAGTATGCCGATCCTATTTATATAGATGATGTTGCTAAAGATTTTCCTAGATTAAAAATAATCTTAGCTCATGCTGGAAGACCGTTATGGTATGAGATAGCATTCTATTTAGCTAAGTCTCTGAATAACGTTTACTTGGAAATTTCATCGATTCCTCCAAAAAATATATTAAAAGTGTTACCCAGAATAGGTGAGATTTCTGAAAAAATAATTTACGGAAGTGATTTCCCAGCATTCAAGGGGCAAGATTTAGCTGATTATGCTTTTCAAGTTTACAGTATTTTGAAGGACGAAAAGATAATGAGAGATAACGCTAAAAGAATATTGAAAATCTAG
- a CDS encoding thioesterase family protein yields the protein MQNLEYVFEDVVRIYDTDAQGIAHYAAYYRFFTNTIEKFFNEKVGIPYPNVNDELWFVMVESHAVYHKPVKLGDKLTVLLSVKLLSKKVIRFDLKILNKGDLTTEGYLVQVAINPKIWKSVEIPKEILDKLSLT from the coding sequence ATGCAAAACTTGGAATACGTATTTGAGGATGTGGTAAGGATTTATGATACAGATGCACAAGGTATAGCACATTATGCTGCATACTATCGCTTCTTTACAAACACTATTGAAAAGTTCTTTAACGAGAAAGTAGGAATCCCTTATCCTAACGTTAATGATGAACTTTGGTTTGTGATGGTTGAATCTCACGCTGTTTATCATAAGCCTGTAAAACTAGGGGACAAATTAACAGTGTTACTTAGCGTTAAGTTACTTTCAAAGAAGGTTATAAGATTTGATTTGAAAATATTGAATAAAGGTGATCTAACTACTGAAGGATACTTAGTACAAGTTGCGATAAATCCAAAGATCTGGAAATCCGTTGAAATACCTAAGGAGATACTGGACAAACTGTCCCTAACGTAA
- the sfsA gene encoding DNA/RNA nuclease SfsA — protein sequence MIVYTFPTLYEDIVKARINRFTVVTESEKICHLHDPGRLKELIYPGNKILIRNVNGKRKTKCQVTAAWSGKEWVVTDSSIHNEIARKFLPTDAKAEVTVGKSRIDFAFDNTFVEVKGCTLARDNIALFPDAPTKRGKRHLDELIELKRKGYSVLLMILVFRTDAVCFSPNFDTDREFSNTFIKALEEGVNVEVKAFQLDKENIVYKGEIPICPQILGKVKSTPHK from the coding sequence ATGATTGTTTATACTTTTCCTACACTATATGAGGATATTGTGAAAGCTAGGATTAACCGTTTTACGGTCGTAACAGAGAGTGAAAAGATTTGTCATCTTCACGATCCTGGAAGACTTAAAGAACTGATTTATCCCGGCAATAAAATCTTAATAAGAAACGTTAACGGAAAAAGGAAAACCAAATGTCAAGTTACAGCCGCATGGAGCGGCAAAGAATGGGTTGTAACAGATTCTAGCATACATAACGAAATAGCTAGAAAGTTTTTACCCACTGATGCTAAAGCTGAAGTAACAGTAGGGAAAAGTAGGATCGACTTTGCATTTGATAATACATTTGTTGAGGTTAAGGGTTGTACTCTGGCTAGAGATAACATAGCTCTTTTTCCAGATGCACCAACTAAGAGAGGGAAAAGACATCTAGATGAGTTGATAGAGCTCAAGAGAAAAGGATATTCGGTTTTACTCATGATTCTAGTCTTTAGAACTGACGCTGTATGCTTTTCTCCTAATTTTGATACTGATCGAGAGTTTTCCAATACATTTATTAAGGCATTAGAGGAGGGTGTAAATGTTGAGGTCAAAGCGTTTCAGTTAGATAAAGAAAATATAGTGTATAAGGGAGAAATTCCAATTTGTCCTCAAATTCTTGGAAAAGTGAAATCTACCCCTCATAAATAA